The following coding sequences are from one Mesorhizobium onobrychidis window:
- a CDS encoding ABC transporter ATP-binding protein — translation MALAVVKSATTMMSPDKPRPMVSIDSVTMSFGTFIAVQNVNLTVADGEFLAIVGPTGCGKSTILNAIAGLLKPASGTVSIDGAPVHGVQNNIGYLFQQDALLPWKTALENVELGPMFKGTGANERREQSMKWLAKVGLKGFEQRYPHQLSGGQRKRVQMAQALITGPKVILMDEPFSALDIHTRHLMQNELLALWQEERRAVVMITHDLEEAIALGDRVVVLAAGPCSHVIDSFPVDLARPRDVSEIKLDPRFMDLYRNIWSSLRGEVEKSYERHD, via the coding sequence ATGGCACTGGCCGTAGTGAAGTCGGCAACAACGATGATGAGCCCGGACAAACCAAGGCCGATGGTGTCGATCGATTCGGTCACCATGTCCTTTGGCACCTTCATCGCCGTCCAGAATGTCAACCTGACTGTTGCGGATGGCGAGTTTCTGGCCATCGTCGGTCCGACGGGGTGCGGCAAGAGTACCATTCTCAACGCCATCGCCGGACTTCTGAAGCCGGCGAGCGGCACTGTCTCGATCGACGGAGCGCCGGTGCATGGCGTCCAGAACAACATCGGCTACCTTTTCCAGCAGGATGCGCTCCTTCCATGGAAGACGGCGCTCGAAAATGTCGAGCTCGGGCCGATGTTCAAGGGAACAGGCGCGAACGAAAGGCGCGAACAGTCCATGAAATGGCTCGCCAAGGTGGGCTTGAAGGGCTTTGAGCAACGCTACCCGCACCAGCTTTCGGGCGGCCAGCGCAAGCGTGTTCAGATGGCGCAGGCGCTGATTACCGGCCCGAAGGTGATCCTGATGGACGAGCCCTTCTCGGCGCTCGACATCCACACCCGCCACCTGATGCAGAACGAGCTGCTCGCGCTCTGGCAGGAGGAGCGCCGCGCGGTGGTGATGATCACGCACGATCTCGAGGAAGCCATAGCGCTCGGCGACCGCGTGGTCGTCCTCGCTGCGGGGCCTTGCAGCCACGTGATCGACAGCTTCCCCGTCGATCTCGCCCGGCCGCGCGACGTCTCGGAAATCAAACTCGATCCGCGCTTCATGGATCTTTACCGCAATATCTGGTCGTCCCTGCGCGGCGAAGTGGAGAAAAGCTATGAACGCCATGACTGA
- a CDS encoding ABC transporter permease: MNAMTERMIQLGLLVVIVGGWQLGVEAGVIDVFFFPAPFDIMKQIVAWIIDPGFYRHVSITLTETVLGYVIGTALGVAAGVWLGLSRGAYRILDPFIKALNAIPRVVLAPIFVLWLGLGLWSKVALSVTLVFFITFFNAMQGVREVNPVVLANARILGAKRSSLLTHVYFPAAASWILSSLRTSVGFAVVGAIIGEYLGASAGLGYLIAQAEGNFDAVGVFAGIMILAMFVLIIDRILDIIEARLIKWSPHSTESRAT, encoded by the coding sequence ATGAACGCCATGACTGAACGTATGATCCAGCTGGGACTGCTGGTCGTCATTGTCGGCGGGTGGCAGCTCGGCGTGGAAGCCGGAGTGATCGATGTCTTCTTCTTCCCTGCCCCCTTCGACATCATGAAGCAGATCGTGGCCTGGATCATCGACCCAGGCTTCTACAGGCACGTGTCGATCACGCTCACCGAGACGGTGCTCGGATACGTGATTGGTACCGCCCTCGGCGTGGCGGCCGGCGTCTGGCTAGGGCTTAGCCGTGGGGCCTATCGCATCCTCGACCCGTTCATAAAGGCGCTGAACGCCATCCCCCGCGTGGTGCTCGCTCCTATCTTTGTGCTCTGGCTCGGCCTCGGGCTGTGGTCGAAGGTGGCGCTATCGGTGACGCTGGTGTTCTTTATCACCTTCTTCAACGCCATGCAGGGCGTGCGGGAAGTCAACCCGGTGGTGCTGGCGAACGCGCGGATCCTCGGCGCCAAGCGCTCAAGCCTGCTGACCCACGTCTACTTCCCGGCCGCGGCCAGCTGGATCCTATCGTCGCTGCGCACCTCGGTCGGCTTCGCGGTAGTCGGCGCGATCATCGGCGAATACCTTGGCGCCTCCGCCGGCCTTGGCTATCTGATTGCCCAGGCGGAAGGCAACTTCGATGCGGTCGGCGTCTTCGCCGGCATTATGATCCTCGCGATGTTCGTGCTGATCATCGACCGCATCCTCGACATCATCGAGGCCCGTCTGATCAAGTGGAGCCCGCATTCGACCGAGAGCCGGGCCACCTGA